The Candidatus Binatia bacterium genomic interval TTCTCGCGCTGGGCCGGCGTCACGCCGAAAGCGTTGGTCAAATTTCTGACCGCGAAGCACGCCAAGGCACTGCTCAGGGAATCTCAGAGCGTGCTCGACGCTTCGCTCGACTCGGGCCTCTCGGGACCCGGCCGCCTGCACGA includes:
- a CDS encoding AraC family transcriptional regulator — encoded protein: MTDYERIENVIRHLKQHYVEQPNLRTLAGIAQVSEFHFHRLFSRWAGVTPKALVKFLTAKHAKALLRESQSVLDASLDSGLSGPGRLH